CATTTTCCAACCCACTCTCAGCTCAGCGCGTCCTTCAACAAACAGAAGAAGCACCATCCGCGCCAGCCGGGACATCCGAATCACAACCCGCACCCATCCAACAGCAACCATCAACCAACACCACTCGCCCAGCGCCAGACACTCCCGTCACCCCTCAGCCCACACCTCGACCGTCTCCCTCAGCCCCATCATGGGACGTGCCAAGCACCGACTCACCCTCAACTTTTCCTGACACTTTATGAGGGGAAGATGACGTTGATGTCATCTGAAACTTACATGGACATCTAAAAATAGGGCGTTTTTTGACGTTTTTCATTGATTGATGTAAGTTTTGGCGTGCCAAAACTTACATCAATCAAAATCCACGGCTTTTCTGATGACGGATAATGGCACTGGAGCTGTGTCTTCGATAAGGTCAATATCGAGCGTTTGATCGCCGCAGGATTCGGAGTCGCATACAACCCGGTACGCATGGCCGGCAAGTAGTCGCAGCGAATAAATACCACCGCCCCTCCCCCAGCAGTAACGCTGGACGGAGGGGCGGTTTTCGCGTATTTACGCTTTCATGGGCGGAAGATTGAAATACAATCGGGCGATTCGCTCAGCTTCGCGGTTCTCCCTCTCATTACCAAGCAACAGAAGCCAGATGGCATTCTTCCCCGCTAGAGGAATCGGAGCCTTTAGCTGCTTTATACAGCCCTGCTCTTGTAAAAACTTTGCACCACGGCTCAGTCGGTTTCGCGCTGTCCGCGTGCGGGCCATTGTTGTTTCTGCGGCAGTGTCTAAATCATGTTCCTTGGAGGCGATGACCATGCCCATACCCTCTATCATCTTGTCCCAACCCTCCCAATAACACCAGTAGGCACGGTCTTGATATACGACGGCGTCCACATCCTCTTTGTCGATTACCTTCGAGGCCATGTAGGTCATCATCGACAAAGCCAGTAGGTCTAGCGTCTGCTTGCCGTTTTCATCAGTCTTGGAGAATTTGCCTTGGCTTGCGAGAGCATATACGCGATCTACATTGCGGTAGCCCATCTGTTCCGTCATCTTTCCTCCACGCCCTCGACTAAACTTGGGAGTGGAACTCTTGCTAGGGTTTCGTTTTTCAACCCTGTGGAGTCTTCACCTCCATAGGGTTTTTTATTCACACTCACATGATAACAGATAGTCACACCATAATGGGAATAGTGAGTCACAGTCAACGCTGATTATTGCTCACACCGACATGTGAACATACATAAATAGATACAAAAAGGCTTACATGAATATTTATACAAAAACCGATTTTTGATTTTTCGAGCGAATCACCGTCGATTCCGCCACGCCGAAACCGTTCCGCAGCCCAACCCGAAGATTTGTTGGAGAATGTTGGAGAATGACATTCCTAGACGCCGGAAATCTTACCCGAGATACGATGAGACCCCTTGCAAACATTGTCGTTCGTAAGGGGTCTCAATGCCTAATCAGCGGGCTTTTCAGCACACCTTCCACATCCAGTTGTGCGGGTCTTCCACCTCGCCGAGCTGGATGCCGAGCAACTCGTTGCGCAGGGCGACGGTCAGCTCGCCGGAGCCACCGTCGGCGACGGTGACATCGAACTTCTCGGACTTGAAGCGACCGATCGGGGTAATGATGGCGGCGGTACCGCAAGCGAACACCTCAGTGACCTCGCCGGACTTAATGTCCTCGAGCAGCTGGTCGAGGGCGATCATGGTCTCGACCACGTCGTGGCCCTTGTCCTGAAGCAGCTGAATCAGGGAGCGACGGGTCACGCCCGGCAAAATGTTGCCGGTCAGGGACGGGGTCTCCACGTGGCCATCCTTGTGCACGGCCATCATGTTCATGCCGCCAAGCTCTTCAAGGTAGGTCTTGGTGGCGGCGTCCACAAAGCAGACCTGCTCGCAGCCGTTCTCGATACCCTTATACTCACCGAGCAGGGAGGCAGCGTAGTTGCCACCGCACTTGGCGAAACCAGTGCCGCCGGGGCCGGTGCGGAACCACTTGTCTTCAACCCAGATGCTCACCGGCTTGACGCCGCCCGGGAAGTACGGGCCGGACGGAGAGGCGATCACGCAGTAGTCGACTTCCTGCGGAGCGCGCACGCCGAGGAACGGCTCGGAGGCGAACATGAACGGACGCATGTACAGTGTGTACTCACGGCGTGACGGCACCCAGTTGGCGTCGCGCTTGACCAGCGCGGCCACGGAGCCGAGGAAGTCGTCAACCGGCAGCTCGGGCAGGTATAGACGCTTGGCGGAATTCTGGAAACGCTCGGCGTTCGCATCCGGGCGGAACAGCCAGGTGGAGCCGTCAGCGTGACGATAAGCCTTCAGACCCTCGAAACACTCCTGTGCATAGTGCAGCACAGAGGCACCCGGGTCCATCTTGAGCGGCGCGTACGGCTCGACGCGGCGGTCGGACCAGCCTTCGCCTTTGGTCCAAGTCATGTGAGTCATGTTGTCAGAGAACACCTGGCCGAAAGCCGGCTTGTCGATGAGGGACTGACGCTTCTCATCGGATGCGGGGTTGTCGTTCGGCAGTACGGTGAACGGTTCGGTGAGCTGGTCGAGCGCTGCCGGATCGTGGTGCGTATTTTCAGTCATTACTAGCTACTTCTTCTTGACTTTGGCAGCCCGAAAGCCACCATATGGGGTGTGTGCTGTGCGCTTGTGGCGCGAGCTCTGTTGCATACTTTTGCACACCCATGTGTTACTCGTGTGGCAGAGTTCACATGGTGAAAAAACGAAGAAGCCCGCACCGTTCTCAACGGCTGCGGGCTTCCACGTTTCAGTTATGTTCTGAATTGTTCGCTATCGAAGCGACCGACTCACTTGGCGTCGGCAGCCGGAGCAGCGGCGGCGTCAGCCGGGGCGGCAGCAGCTTCCGGAGCGGTGGTGGACTCGGTGGCATCCTCCGGCACCTCGACGGTGACGACGGACTCTTCCGGATCCTCGATGTCCAGCTCGACGCCCTCAGGCAGGACGACATCCTTGGCGAACACCTTGGTGCCGTCGGTCAGGCCTTCGACGCTGACCACGATCTTCTCGGGCAGGTTGGTGACGTCGGCGCGGACCTTGAGCTCCTGAATGTCGACGAACGCCACGGCAGCACCCTTCGGGGTGCCTTCCACAAACACCGGCACCTCGACGTCGATCTTCTCGCCGGCCTTGACCTCGAGGAAGTCGATGTGCTCGATGATGCGCTTGACCGGGTTCTTCTGCACGTCCTTGACGACGGCCATCTTGGTGTTGCCGTCGAAGGCGATGGTGAACAGGGCGTTGGTGTGACGCAGGGCCAGGGTGGTCTCGCGCATCGGCAAGGTAACGAAGGCGGGCTCTTCGCCGCCGGCGTAGATGGTGGCCGGAATCTTGTTGGCAACGCGCAGACGACGAGCAACGCCCTTGCCGAACTCGGAACGGGCCTCGCCCTCAAGCTTAATGGTGGTAGCCATAATGGATACTCCTTGTAGTTTCGTTTCGTACTGTCTCGCTCAGACGCCACGACGCGCCGAAAGACACCCTACAAAGAGTGAAATACGCCGAGTCGATAACGGAAGCTGTGTCATGTGTCAGCACGCACACTTCCCTCGCCAAAGCAACAATTGTCAATTATACGCCAACTCCGGACTTTGCGTGGTGATGTTTCGATGACGCTGCATCCCGGCCGTCCCAGCCACGTCAACGCACGGTTTCCGCGAAATAATCCCTAGCTTTGTGAAGAACGTACGCTTACCCGTTCTCATCATACGGTTTTCACGAAATCGTCCGCCATTTCGTGAAAACCGTACGCTCAGCGACACTCAGTGTACGGTCTTTCACGAAGTTGGGGATGATTTCGAAAAATAACGTACGATGGTGAGTACCGTATCGGGAGGTTGATATGACTCGTTCGGACGACGTCATCAATGAGGATGACCATGACGTCATCGCCGCACACACTCGCGTTGTCAGGGGTATGGCTGCGGCACTTGCCGCGATAGCCGCCACCGGAGCCGGCGTCACAGCCGCGGCCGCCAACGTCATGTTCACGTTCGCGCTGGACACCAAGGCCAAACGTTCGATGTTCAACATGCCGCACGAGGAGACGCCGAAAGGCATCGAATTCGACATGTCCGAGCAGCTTGAGGCCACCCGGTGGTTCGAGGAGGCCAAGCAATCGGTCACGCTGCGCAGCCATGATGGATTGAAACTCCACGGCTGGCTGTTGGACCCGGATTGTTCCGACCCACAGCCGCATCTATACGCGATCTGCTGCCATGGCTATACCGGAGAGCCCGCGGAAATGGCCAAATGGGCGCATCGCTATGCGCAACTCGGTTTTACGGTCCTGCTACCCGCGCAGCGCGCCCATGAGTTGAGCGAAGGGCGTTACGTGGGTATGGGATTGCTGGAAAGCGACGATCTGTTGGGCTGGGTTTCGCTGATCACCGCAGCTGATCCGGATGCACGCATTCTGTTGCATGGCAATTCGATGGGCGCCGCCACGGTGATGATGGCGGCCGGCGATGCGCGACTCCCCCGCAACGTCGTCGCCGCGATTTCCGATTGCGGATACAGTTCCGTGGTCTCACAGTTTACGGATAATGCCGAGGCGATGTTCCATTTGCCGCACTCGTTGGCCGTGCTGCTGGTCAAAGTGGCCAGTCATGTGTCTAGACGCAAAGCTGGATACCGGTTTGAGGACGCCTCCTGTGTGAAGGCATTACGGCACGCGACTATTCCGATGATGTTCATTCATGGCGGAGCGGATACTTTTGTCAATCCGAAGTATCTGGACATCAATTACAACGCCTGCGCCAGCATCGACCGCGAGAAGCTGCTGATTCCCGGCGCCGACCACACGATGAGCGCCAGCACCGATCCGGACCGCTATTGGCGTCGCGTTAACAGCTTTGTTAAGCGGGTGTTTGGACTGTAGTAGATATAGAGCTTGGCTCCCCTCACAGAGGGGAGCCAAGAATGGTTACGCGAGCAGTTCCTTGACGGCGGCGATGACGGCCTGCAGGCTCTTCTTTGCATCGCCGAACAGCATCTGGGTGTTGTTCTCGAAGTAGAGCTCGTTCTGGATGCCGGCATAGCCCATACCACGGCCACGCTTCATGACCACGACGTTCTGGGACTTGTCGACGTCGAGAATCGGCATGCCGGAGACCGGGGTGCCGGGGCGACGAGCGGCCGGGTTGGTCACGTCGTTGGCGCCGACGACCAGAGCCACGTTGGCCTGTGGGAACTGCGGGTTGATCTCATCGAGATCCACGAGTTCCTCGTAGGGTACGTTGGCCTCGGCCAGCAGCACGTTCATGTGACCAGGCATACGGCCTGCGACCGGGTGAATGGCGTAGGAGACTTCCACGCCGTGGCCCTTGAGCAGTTCGCCGAGGTCAGCGAGCTCGCGCTGGGCCTGAGCCTGAGCCAGACCGAAGCCGGGCACGAAGATGACCTTCTGCGCGTAGACGAGCTGAACGGCCAGATCGTCCGGCGTGGTCTCCTTCATGGTGCCTTCCAGACCGTCGCCAGCAGCGGCGGCGTCAGCACCACCGCCGAAGCCACCGGCCAAGACGGAGAGCAGCGGACGGTTCATGGCCTGAGCCATGAGGATGGACAGGGTCACACCTGCGGAACCGACGAGTGCGCCGGCCACGATCAGGGCAACGTTGTCAATCGCCAGACCGGACATAGCCACAGCCGTACCGGTGCAGGCGTTGAGCACAGAGATGACGACGGGCATATCGGCGCCGCCGATTGGAATCACGAAGACCAAGCCGTAGCACAGGGCGAACACGGTGGTCAGAATCGACCACAGCAGACGCTGTTCGGGCTGGACGCACAGCATGACCAGCGAGGCGACAGACAGCACGGCGAACAGAATGTTCCATACGCCCTTGCCCGGCAGGTTCAGCTTCTTGACCCACTTGATGCCCTGTAGCTTGCCGGCAGCGATGAGCGAGCCGGTGAAGGTCACAGAACCGATGAGAATACCGAGACCAGCGGTGATGAGCACCACGATGTCCGGGGTGCCTTCCTTGGTCAGGATGTCGTTCAGGGCCACGAGTGCGGCGGCGCCACCACCCACGGTATTGAACACGGAGACCAGCTGCGGCATATCGGTCATCTTCACCTTCTTGGCGGAGACGACACCGGCCACGGCACCGATCAGGATGCCGACGACCAGCACCACCACGGCGACAATGTTCACGAAGCCCTTGGCGAAGAGCACGATGAACGCCATGAGCACGGCCACGACCATGCCGAACGCAGAGATCTGGTTACCTTTGCGGGCGGTCTTCGGCGAATTCATGAAATGCAGACCGACCACAAACAGGACGGCAGAGAACAGGTAGGCGAACCAAGCGACGATGTCGATGGCGCCAACGGTTGCGGAGGTCATTACTTCGACTCCCCCTTCTTCTCGTTCTTGCTGGACTTGAACATCTCAAGCATGCGGTCGGTGACCACGTAGCCACCAACGACGTTCATGGTGCCCAGCACAGCGGCCAAGAAGATGAACACGTAGGCCAGCGGGCTATTGGCTTCGGCTGCCACGATCACAACGCCGACGATGACGATGCCGTGGATGGAGTTCGCGCCGGACATAAGCGGCGTGTGCAGGGTGGCGGGCACCTTGCCGATGACCTCGATGCCGATGAGCAGCGCGAGGACGAACAGGGTAATGGAAACGACGAGAGTAGGCACGGTATTCCTTCTTCCTTACTTCTCGGACTTCTCGGCATCGGCAGCAGCTGCCGGGGCGGCGGCGCGGCCGGCAACCACCAGCGCGTCGTCAAGTTCTTCGGCGAGATCCTGGCCGAGCTTGCCGTCACGCACGAAGTGCACGAGGATGTCGGCCACATTGCGCGAAAGCAGATTGGACGCAGTGGTGGCGACGCCGGAGGCCAGATAAGGGGCACCGATCAGCTTGACGCCGCCCTCGGTGACCTGCTCGCCGACGGCGGAGCCCTCGACGTTGCCGCCGAGGTCGGATGCTGCGCAGTCCACGATCACGGCACCACGCTTGAGACCCTTGACACCGGCTGCGGTGAGCAGCACCGGAGGCTTGCGGCCCGGGACCTTGGCGGTGGTGATGATGATGTCAAAGCCGGCGGCCTTCTCGTCGACGGCAGCCTGCTGCTGAGCCTGCTCCTCGGCGGTCAGCGCACGGGCGTAACCGCCCTCACCCTGGCCCTTGGAGAAGTCAAGTCCCAGATCAAGGAACTTCGCGCCGAGGGACTCGACCTCGCCCTGGGAGGCGGGACGCACGTCGTACGCGGTGACGACCGCGCCTAGACGCTTCAGCGTACCAATGGCCTGCAGGCCGGCGATGCCGGCACCGAGCACCAGCGCCTTAGCCGGGCGAATCGTGCCGGCGGCGGTGGTCATCATCGGCAGGAAGGAACCGTAAGCATCGGCGGCGGTGATGGCTGCCTTGTAGCCCATCACGGAGTTCTGAGAGGTCATCTCATCCATGGACTGGGCGCTGGAAAGCTTACGGGGCAGCTTTTCGATGGCGATGCCCACCAGACCGGCCTTCTCGAGCGCGGCCATGTAATCGGCATCGGTGAAGGAACCGAGCATGCCAATGACCCACTGGCCGGCCCTGAGCTTGGCCACGGTCTCGGCGGACGGTCGGTCCACAAAACCGAGCGCGTCGGCTTCGGCGAGCACCTCGTCACGGCTGGTCACCTTCGCACCGGCCTTTTCGTAATCCTCATCGGTGTAGTCGGCAGCAATGCCGGCACCTGCTTCAATCAGTGAAGAGACACCGCTCCTCTTCAGCCGGGTGACGATATCCGGCGTCAGCGCGACGCGGGATTCCGTTTCGGACGTTTCGTTCAAAACGCCGAACACCACGGTGGCTTCTGGGTTTTGCGCCATGAGAGCCCTTTCTTGTTCTACTTCAAAATGGACATGGTTATCCGCATAGAAAGTGTAGTCGGAAGGTAAAGGCCATGACTTGAGATTCCGCCAATCGAAACAGAAACGAACCCGAAATTAGTGAGAAATACGAATGTGTCCATGCGCATTGCGGATGAATTGCTCGGAAGTCGTCCAACAATCACCCGGCATCGATTAGCAACCAACCGCTCAGTAATTATCGACAATCACCGTTTCGTAGCTCACGGTTACTCAACAATATCGGGACCTGTGCAATATTTTGCCACGCACTCCCCTAACCCGCCAGAATCCTACGGTTGCGTAAGGTGACGAGTTCGGTTTGGGCGATTACAATTTGAACTTTGAGAAGCGTTCGCCTCATGGCTGGACGACACTGAAAGGTTTACAGGAGCAAGACTTGTCGGTTATCAATTCCTTCACGCAGCACACGATCGATCTCACCCGCAAGGCGCTCAGGTTGGGATCCGACTTCGTCCACCCGGTCCACGATGACACCCCGGACGAGCCCGATTACCTGTCCAACGCCGACGTGCCGGTCGAGACCAACATCGCTTTGCCTCACAGCGACGATTGGGACGACGGCCACCTGACCGTCACCGACATCGACCCCGCCACCGGCCTGCTCACCACCTCCACCGAAGGCAATCCGCCGCTGGACGAAGGTACGTCCATCTACGACCTGTATGCGGACCGCGCCGAACGTATGGGCGATGAGCCGCTGTACACCTACAAGTCCGGCAACGATTGGGTGACCGTCACCGCCAACGAGTTCCTGGCTGACGTGCGTGCCGTGGCCAAGGGCCTGATTCATTACGGCCTGAAGAAGGGCGATGCCGTGGCATTCATGTGCCGAACTTCCTACGACTGGGACCTGACCGACGCGGCGATCATGGCGTGCGGCGGCGTGCTCGCCACCATCTACGACACCGATTCCGCCGAGCAGATTCGCAATATCGTCAACAACTCCGATGCCCGACTGCTGATCGTGCAGGACACGGACATGCGTAAGAAGGCGGATGGGTCCGTCGAAGAGTGCCCGTCCCTGGAGCACATCATCACCATCGAGACCGGTGGCTTGGACGAAATCAAGGCCTACGGCACCACGGTCTCGGACGAGGAGCTGGACGAGCGCATCGATTCGGTCAAGAAGACCGACCTGTGCTCCATCGTGTACACCTCCGGTTCCACGGCCGCGCCGAAAGGCGTGGAGATGACCCACGAGCACTACTGCCAAACCGCGCTGAATCTGCCGGCCTACATGCCCGATCTGCTGCACGACAAGAGGAACACCATCCTGCTGTTCCTGCCGCAGGCCCATTCCTTCGCCCGCGCCATCAACTACATCGTCGTCTCCTCGAACGTCCGCATCTACATCGCCACCGGCATCAAGACGCTGATCAGCGATCTGCAGGTGGCCAAGCCCACTCTCATGATCGTGGTGCCGCGCGTGCTGGAGAAGGTGTACAACGCCGCGTCCCAGAAGGCCGGCCACGGCCCCAAGGGCGTGGTGTTCGCCTCCGCCGTGGTGGCTGCGCAGAACTATATGAAGGAAGTCTCCGCCAATGGCAAGGCAGGTGCACTGACCCGCACTCGCCGCGCTGCCTTCGATCCGATTGTCTACTCTTCGCTGCGCGAAGTGCTCGGCGGTCGTGCCAAGTGGATTGTGGCCGGCGGTGCCCCGCTTGACCCGGAACTGCTGGCTTTCTTCCGTGGCGCGGGTGTGCCTGTATACGAGGGCTATGGTCTGACCGAAACCACCGCGCCGTGCGCGTTCAACCCGCTGGGTACGCCGTTCCACGCTGGTTCCGTGGGCATCGCATTCCCCGGATTCTCCCTGCGCATCGCCGAGGACGGCGAAATTCAGGTCAAGGGTCGTGCCGTGTTCCCGCGCTATCACAAGAACGACGAGGCCACTGAGCTGTCGTTCACCGAAGATGGCTGGTATGCCACCGGCGATCTGGGCCGCATCGACAACGACGGGTTCCTGTACATCACCGGGCGCAAGAAGGATCTGATCATCACCGCCGGCGGCAAGAACGTCTCCCCCGGCCCGATCGAGGAGGTCATCCAGCGTTGCGAGATCGTCTCCCAGGCGTTGGTGCTGGGCGACAAACGCCCGTTCATCTCCGCCCTGGTGACGTTGGACGAGAAGTCGTTGCGCCCGTGGCTCGCCGCCAAGGGGCTTGACGAGAACATGTCCCTCGAGGACGCGGCAAGGAACGCCGCCGTGCGCGCCGAAGTGCAGCAGTGGGTCGATCGGGCCAACGAGGGCGTCTCCCGCGCCGAATCCGTACGCAAGTTCATCATCCTGCCCGAGGAGTTCACCCAGGAGAACGGTCTGATGACCGCTTCCATGAAGGTGATTCGCCCCAAGGTCATCAAGCGCTACTCCACCCTCCTCAACACCCAGATGTACACCAAGCGGAAGTAAACCGTATAGCAAAAGCTCCCTCTGACGAGGGAGCTTTTTCGTCTATACGCCCTAGAAGCCTAGGCGCTCCAGCTGCTTGGGGTCGGACTGCCAGCCTTTGGCTACCTTGACGTGGAGGTCGAGCTTGGCTTTTTGGCCGACAATGCGGTTGACCGGGGTGCGCAGCTTCTTCTTGACGTAGGTGAGGTTCGAGGCGCCCTTGCCGATGATGATCGGCTTCTGGGAGTCACGCTCCACGTAAATGGACACGTTGACCTGCGCCTTGCCGTCATAGCCCTGACCGGTCTCGTTGTCTTCCGGATAGTCGATGGAATCGACCACCACGGCCAGCGAATGCGGCAGCTCGTCGTCCAGGGTCTCAAGGAACGCACCGCGCACGAGTTCGGCGATGGTGTCTTCCGGACGCTCCTCGCTGATCTGATCGTCCGGGTACATCTGCGGGCCCTCGGGCGTGTGCTCAATGAGCACGTTCTTCACTTCAGCCAGATTGTCGTGCTTCAGGGCGCTCACCGGCACGATGTCCGAGAAATCGGCGAAATCGTTGATTTCGATGAGCTTGTTGATGAGTTGCTGACGGCCAAGCTCGTCGATCTTGGTGACGATGGCAATCAGCGGGATGCGCCACTTGAACGTACCGTCCTCACGCTTGGTGGCGAAGTCGGTACGCAGTCGGGAAAGAATACGCTTGTCGCCGGGGCCGATTTCCTGGTCGGCGGGCAGCAGGAAGGCCACCACGTCCACATCGGCCAAGGATTCGTCGACCACGTCGTTCAGACGCTGGCCAAGCAACGTACGCGGGCGGTGGATACCGGGCGTGTCCACGAGCACGAGCTGCGCGTGGTCGGCGGTCAGGATGCCGCGAATCGCCTTACGGGTGGTTTCCGGGCGAGAGGATGCGATGGCGATCTGCTTGCCGATCAACGTGTTGATCAACGTGGATTTGCCGACGTTCGGGCGGCCCACCACGGCCACGAATCCGGAGCGATACGGCACGTCCTGCTTGGTCACATTCTCCGTTTCACCGGTCGCGTCGACTTCGGCAACGCCGGCAACATCGGAAGCATCGGTGACGTCAATGTCATCGACGTCGTTCGTGCTGTTGTTCTGGTCGGTCATATCACTCCTTGCTGGCGGTATCATCGCCTTCGACGGGCTCGCCGTCAGTTTCCTCATGGGTCCTGCTATTTTCCTCGCCGCCCTCGACGTGCGCCGGTTCGACGACGATGGTGGACACCTTCTTGCGGCGTCCGGCGGAGTCCACGGCGGTCAGTCGCAGACCGCGTGTCACGGCCGAAGCACCGACAATCGGCACGCGGCCCAGAATCTTGGTCAGCAGGCCGTACACGGTATCGACATCGTCCTCATCAATGTCGATCTCGAAGATCTCCTCCAGATCGGCAATCGGCGTACGGGCGGGCATCTTCCACTTGTTGTCGCCGATTTTCTCCGGCTCGGTACGCTGGGTGCGGTCGTGCTCGTCTTCCAGCTCGCCGACGATCTGTTCGATGGCATCCTCGATAGTCACCATGCCGGCGATGCCGCCATACTCATCGACCACCACGGCCACATGTTGGCGGGAACGCTGCATCTCATGGAACAGGTCGTCCACCGGCTTGGATTCGGGAACAAGCAGCGGCTGCCGGACGATGGATTCGACCGTGCGCTCCATGGCCGCCGGGTTGAAGGCGGTGGCGCGCACGGCGTCCTTCAAATAGGCCACGCCGATCAGGTCATCCACATCCTCACCGATCACCGGCACGCGGGAGAAACCGGAGCGGGAGAACAGTTTCAGCGCGGAAGACAGTGTGGAGTCGCGCTCCATGCAGATCATATCGGTGCGCGGCACCATGATCTCGCGAGTCAACGTATCAGACAGGGTGAGCACGTTGCGCAACATTTCGGAGACTTCCGGATCGAAGTCGTTGGACTCCACCAGTCGGTCGATGGCGGCCTTGCCCTGCTCGAGCTGAATCTTCTCAAGCTCCTCGTCATCGGACAGATCGGAGTCCTTGGAGCGGCGGCCCGGCCCCTTGGAACCGGACTTGTCGCCACCGATGCGTGCGAACGGCGTGAGCTTGGTGGCCAACGACACGATGCGCGAGTTGGAAATCATGATGTCGACCGGCTTGGTCATGCCGGCGGTGCGCGGGCGGACCAGTACGGAGACCACGGCTACGATAATCGCGAACAGGAATCCAGCGAGCAGTTCAACCCACAGTTCCGCACCCCACAGGGATGCGATGGAAGACACCAGTACGCCGTCGAGCACATTGCAGGCGATGCGGAAGAACGCACAGCTGCCGGCGGTGGCGTAACGGTCGGCGATGAGCCGTTGCACGCGATGAATCTTGTCGATCTTCTTCATCTTGAGGAACTGGCTTGCTTCGGAGTCGGTCTGCACCTCGAGGATGAGATTGTTGAGGCTGGCTCGCGTTACGCGGGCCACGGCACCTTCAGCGGCGGCCATGGTCAGCGAAAGCCAGACGAACAGGGCCGCCACAAGTACGAGAATGACGGTGACGGCGATCAGCGTGGTACTGGAATACTCCATAATGATTTTTCGGTGTCCTTGAATGTCCTTGAACGGTAGAGAATAATCCGAATTTGGTGTGATTGATTTGGAAGTTTATTTGGAATCGAGGTCGCGGCCAGCACCGTGCGCGGCGTCGTACAGGGCCAGCGCGTCGGGTGTGCCGGCGGGCAGCGTGGCCTGCACGTTGGCATCGTGGCGCAGGGCGAAGAAGGTGAGCAGCAGCTGTCGCTGCAGGCCGAACATCTGGCGCTCCTGCTCGGGGGTCACGTGGTCGTAGCCGAGCAGGTGCAGGATGCCGTGGATGGTGAGCAATAGCATCTCCTGCATGGTGCTGTGCCCGGCTGCGGCAGCCTGTTGGGCAGCGACCCACGGGCAGATGACGATGTCGCCGAGCACTCCTTCCATCACGGTTTTGCCGTCGCCTGGGCGCAGCTCGTCCATCGGGAAGCTCATCACGTCGGTCGGACCTTCGAGGTTCATCCAACGCATGTGCAATTCGGCGATGGGATTGGGATCCACGAACATGATGGTCAGGTCGGACTGGGTGCTCACGCGCATCTGGTCGAGTACCCAAATACCCAAATCGGAGAAGACCTTGGGGTCGATGACCCACTGGGTTTCATTGGTGACGTCAACGCTCATCGTCTGTCTCACTTTGGTTGGTTGAATCCGCTTGCTGGCGGGCATCGAAGTCGGTATGGTTGCGGCGGCCCTTGCGTTCGATGTCGCGGTGGTCGCCGGCGAT
The window above is part of the Bifidobacterium longum subsp. infantis ATCC 15697 = JCM 1222 = DSM 20088 genome. Proteins encoded here:
- a CDS encoding NAD(P) transhydrogenase subunit alpha, whose translation is MAQNPEATVVFGVLNETSETESRVALTPDIVTRLKRSGVSSLIEAGAGIAADYTDEDYEKAGAKVTSRDEVLAEADALGFVDRPSAETVAKLRAGQWVIGMLGSFTDADYMAALEKAGLVGIAIEKLPRKLSSAQSMDEMTSQNSVMGYKAAITAADAYGSFLPMMTTAAGTIRPAKALVLGAGIAGLQAIGTLKRLGAVVTAYDVRPASQGEVESLGAKFLDLGLDFSKGQGEGGYARALTAEEQAQQQAAVDEKAAGFDIIITTAKVPGRKPPVLLTAAGVKGLKRGAVIVDCAASDLGGNVEGSAVGEQVTEGGVKLIGAPYLASGVATTASNLLSRNVADILVHFVRDGKLGQDLAEELDDALVVAGRAAAPAAAADAEKSEK
- a CDS encoding 50S ribosomal protein L25/general stress protein Ctc, encoding MATTIKLEGEARSEFGKGVARRLRVANKIPATIYAGGEEPAFVTLPMRETTLALRHTNALFTIAFDGNTKMAVVKDVQKNPVKRIIEHIDFLEVKAGEKIDVEVPVFVEGTPKGAAVAFVDIQELKVRADVTNLPEKIVVSVEGLTDGTKVFAKDVVLPEGVELDIEDPEESVVTVEVPEDATESTTAPEAAAAPADAAAAPAADAK
- a CDS encoding NAD(P) transhydrogenase subunit alpha, with amino-acid sequence MPTLVVSITLFVLALLIGIEVIGKVPATLHTPLMSGANSIHGIVIVGVVIVAAEANSPLAYVFIFLAAVLGTMNVVGGYVVTDRMLEMFKSSKNEKKGESK
- a CDS encoding alpha/beta hydrolase — encoded protein: MTRSDDVINEDDHDVIAAHTRVVRGMAAALAAIAATGAGVTAAAANVMFTFALDTKAKRSMFNMPHEETPKGIEFDMSEQLEATRWFEEAKQSVTLRSHDGLKLHGWLLDPDCSDPQPHLYAICCHGYTGEPAEMAKWAHRYAQLGFTVLLPAQRAHELSEGRYVGMGLLESDDLLGWVSLITAADPDARILLHGNSMGAATVMMAAGDARLPRNVVAAISDCGYSSVVSQFTDNAEAMFHLPHSLAVLLVKVASHVSRRKAGYRFEDASCVKALRHATIPMMFIHGGADTFVNPKYLDINYNACASIDREKLLIPGADHTMSASTDPDRYWRRVNSFVKRVFGL
- a CDS encoding branched-chain amino acid aminotransferase, which translates into the protein MTENTHHDPAALDQLTEPFTVLPNDNPASDEKRQSLIDKPAFGQVFSDNMTHMTWTKGEGWSDRRVEPYAPLKMDPGASVLHYAQECFEGLKAYRHADGSTWLFRPDANAERFQNSAKRLYLPELPVDDFLGSVAALVKRDANWVPSRREYTLYMRPFMFASEPFLGVRAPQEVDYCVIASPSGPYFPGGVKPVSIWVEDKWFRTGPGGTGFAKCGGNYAASLLGEYKGIENGCEQVCFVDAATKTYLEELGGMNMMAVHKDGHVETPSLTGNILPGVTRRSLIQLLQDKGHDVVETMIALDQLLEDIKSGEVTEVFACGTAAIITPIGRFKSEKFDVTVADGGSGELTVALRNELLGIQLGEVEDPHNWMWKVC
- a CDS encoding NAD(P)(+) transhydrogenase (Re/Si-specific) subunit beta yields the protein MTSATVGAIDIVAWFAYLFSAVLFVVGLHFMNSPKTARKGNQISAFGMVVAVLMAFIVLFAKGFVNIVAVVVLVVGILIGAVAGVVSAKKVKMTDMPQLVSVFNTVGGGAAALVALNDILTKEGTPDIVVLITAGLGILIGSVTFTGSLIAAGKLQGIKWVKKLNLPGKGVWNILFAVLSVASLVMLCVQPEQRLLWSILTTVFALCYGLVFVIPIGGADMPVVISVLNACTGTAVAMSGLAIDNVALIVAGALVGSAGVTLSILMAQAMNRPLLSVLAGGFGGGADAAAAGDGLEGTMKETTPDDLAVQLVYAQKVIFVPGFGLAQAQAQRELADLGELLKGHGVEVSYAIHPVAGRMPGHMNVLLAEANVPYEELVDLDEINPQFPQANVALVVGANDVTNPAARRPGTPVSGMPILDVDKSQNVVVMKRGRGMGYAGIQNELYFENNTQMLFGDAKKSLQAVIAAVKELLA